Proteins encoded in a region of the Leptolyngbya sp. CCY15150 genome:
- a CDS encoding sodium:proton antiporter, translating into MDVVPLLANLLEEDSIGQSLEQFLLVLSVSLSVATLSRVLPWFRQTPYTLLLVIVGLGLAVVDVRLVNLSPELILLIFLPPLLFEAGWNLNWSYLRKDLVPICLYAVVGVMISVVGIGLGLAQFAGIPLAIALLIGASLSATDPVSVVALFRELGVGKRLTVLMEGESLFNDGVAVVAFALLSGLALGTQDEFVIPVAIAQFFTFLGVGVGVGSLIGFGISYLTQRFDLPLVEQSLTLVAAYGTYSIAEALGGSGVISVVTVGLVLGNFGSRIGMNPRTRLIVSEFWDFIAFFVNSIIFLLIGDQVRFSSLGENWLPIAVAIAALLLTRAVGIYGLGLVSNTLAKSNISWRDQTVLWWGGLRGSVSIALALSIPESLPEREVVIATVFGVMLFTLLVQGLTTQPLLKGLNMLDDQAFRKTYREAIARRMALTRVLTYLSKLGDRQELDPEFCQYQAALVEGELSTLKENIQALQTKHPEFKELALEELREDLLAIEADTYADLIRSGRLNEKLSPLLQDVLVESDRSDKALS; encoded by the coding sequence ATGGATGTAGTCCCACTCCTTGCCAACCTCCTTGAAGAAGATTCCATTGGCCAAAGCCTCGAACAGTTTTTGCTGGTGCTGTCCGTATCCCTCAGTGTTGCAACGCTGTCTCGGGTGCTGCCCTGGTTTCGCCAAACTCCCTATACGCTGCTGCTGGTGATTGTAGGGTTAGGGCTAGCAGTGGTAGATGTGCGGTTGGTCAACCTTTCGCCGGAACTCATTCTGCTGATTTTCTTGCCGCCGCTGCTGTTTGAAGCTGGCTGGAATTTGAATTGGTCGTACCTGCGCAAGGATCTGGTGCCGATCTGTCTCTATGCTGTCGTAGGAGTGATGATCTCTGTCGTTGGCATTGGGCTGGGGCTGGCGCAATTTGCCGGTATTCCCCTAGCGATCGCTCTTTTAATTGGCGCTAGTCTATCGGCAACCGATCCGGTGTCGGTGGTTGCCCTATTTCGAGAGTTGGGGGTCGGTAAACGTCTCACGGTGCTGATGGAAGGGGAAAGTTTATTCAACGACGGGGTAGCGGTGGTTGCCTTCGCCCTTTTGTCAGGACTGGCCCTCGGTACCCAGGATGAGTTTGTTATACCAGTGGCGATCGCTCAGTTTTTTACCTTCCTTGGCGTGGGTGTGGGCGTCGGCAGCCTGATTGGCTTCGGAATTTCTTACCTAACCCAGCGTTTTGATCTGCCTTTGGTAGAACAATCGCTGACGCTAGTGGCCGCCTACGGCACCTATTCCATCGCCGAAGCCCTAGGTGGTTCCGGCGTCATTTCTGTGGTCACCGTAGGGCTGGTGCTGGGGAATTTTGGATCGCGCATTGGCATGAATCCCCGCACGCGTTTGATTGTGTCGGAATTCTGGGATTTTATCGCCTTCTTTGTCAACTCAATCATATTCCTGCTGATTGGCGACCAAGTTCGTTTTTCCAGTCTGGGCGAAAATTGGCTGCCCATTGCGGTGGCGATCGCTGCCCTGTTGCTCACCCGTGCTGTGGGCATCTATGGATTAGGCTTGGTGAGCAACACCTTAGCTAAGTCTAATATATCTTGGCGCGACCAAACGGTGCTATGGTGGGGTGGTTTGCGGGGATCGGTATCCATTGCCCTAGCGTTGAGTATTCCCGAAAGTTTGCCGGAACGAGAAGTGGTGATTGCGACTGTCTTCGGCGTGATGTTATTTACCCTATTGGTACAGGGCTTGACGACCCAACCGTTGCTCAAGGGCTTGAATATGCTGGATGATCAGGCTTTTCGGAAAACCTATCGGGAAGCGATCGCTCGCCGCATGGCCCTAACGCGGGTGTTAACCTATCTATCTAAGTTGGGCGATCGCCAAGAGCTGGATCCAGAGTTTTGCCAATACCAGGCAGCGCTAGTGGAAGGAGAATTATCGACCCTCAAGGAAAACATTCAAGCCCTACAAACCAAACATCCGGAGTTTAAGGAACTGGCCCTGGAGGAACTGCGGGAAGATTTATTGGCTATTGAGGCCGACACCTATGCTGACTTAATTCGCTCGGGACGGCTGAATGAAAAGCTATCGCCTCTGTTACAGGATGTTTTGGTGGAGAGCGATCGCTCAGATAAAGCCCTGAGTTAA
- a CDS encoding YbjN domain-containing protein, whose amino-acid sequence MPMTPADITTSLTQQFGPALQIIDGEAWQIEAPASRLLVLLSEDHTWLRALVSIAPAQEAAPYLEQLLEFNFDDTQEARYAIYEGALWGVFHHALASLTREDFEAAIARLVSLQQTGLDRSFRQRADAQIRQIIWAAKQQGQTLEDTLQALDRFYEEGVMGDLSQDASQRQQVMDAWRAQLQRLWNES is encoded by the coding sequence ATGCCTATGACACCCGCCGACATCACCACCAGTCTCACCCAACAGTTTGGCCCAGCCCTGCAGATCATTGATGGCGAAGCTTGGCAGATAGAAGCTCCTGCATCTCGGCTGCTGGTGCTGCTTTCAGAGGATCACACCTGGCTACGAGCCTTGGTGTCCATCGCCCCAGCCCAGGAAGCAGCCCCCTACCTAGAGCAATTGCTAGAATTCAACTTTGATGACACCCAAGAGGCCCGCTATGCCATCTACGAAGGCGCGCTGTGGGGCGTTTTTCACCATGCCCTGGCAAGTTTGACGCGGGAGGATTTTGAGGCAGCGATCGCTCGTTTAGTATCGCTTCAGCAAACGGGTCTCGATCGCAGCTTCCGCCAGCGGGCCGATGCCCAAATTCGGCAGATTATCTGGGCAGCAAAGCAGCAGGGGCAGACCTTAGAGGACACCCTCCAAGCCCTCGATCGCTTTTATGAAGAAGGCGTGATGGGAGATTTGTCCCAAGATGCTAGCCAGCGGCAGCAGGTGATGGATGCTTGGCGGGCTCAACTTCAGCGTCTATGGAATGAGTCTTGA
- a CDS encoding AAA family ATPase: MEPRQISIQLGSLVLLSGPPGSGKTTACQSLPPSFVVSSDRLRETFFATAPAMIDGQVGRCPMAVDDAMIFAVMEQVVRSRLMAGLTTVVDATLSTDQDRKPFATIATALHIPVQVVVFDLPEAQVQQQNAQRSYAVPHDVVSLFIKKLDRQSRWPFTHVTTGCQLVVEIPTIPEDVDLDVIGDVHGLLPTLGEMLHTLGYDAAFQHPQGRKLCFLGDLVDRGPDSLAVLDLVMAAIAQGHYAIRGNHDMNLAKGIRDSYVRSRSTRETLHYVLQRDAAYQQQIHDAITSWPTFYRYRDYVLCHGDIEWFDPLLQPGRERVYGRRRMREDHDTDGIFRQTTPDLTLVRGHIPLTSQGDRVHSLEEGAGFGGPLVAMRLPDQDYVRIPCRFDYEKRSPTFVHRMEHLVTQKWVKQVTHGQLSLYKYTSKAFFTPSVWNEHPDIRLARGTVVGLHGEPVNQPFPRTFNYLEQGTTLPLETKVVAVEKLNGFLAVMVLHPYDPHQVLVTCSGSFEGDYVERAKALLYQNNLYGRVLGYLRDRPHLTLLWEAIHPEDPHIIPYSEADYGLHLIGVGELGQGFWDEAALDDLAQTLAVPRPPWCYSTFHDVLQQVRSVNHEGFMIRHIDGRFALKLKSPYYLRTKFLSRLTERRAKFMFSNPIAFKKDLDEALWPLVDAVINGVAVEDWLSWSDIQRRDYLQTWMDGSYG, encoded by the coding sequence ATGGAACCGCGCCAGATTTCGATTCAACTGGGTAGCCTTGTTCTGCTGTCAGGGCCACCGGGCAGCGGCAAAACCACGGCCTGTCAGTCTCTGCCGCCTTCCTTCGTGGTATCTAGCGATCGCCTCCGAGAAACTTTTTTTGCTACGGCCCCAGCCATGATCGATGGGCAGGTTGGTCGCTGTCCGATGGCCGTTGATGATGCGATGATTTTTGCCGTGATGGAACAGGTGGTGCGATCGCGTCTGATGGCAGGATTAACCACCGTCGTGGATGCAACCCTATCCACTGACCAAGACCGCAAGCCATTTGCGACCATCGCCACCGCGCTCCATATTCCTGTGCAGGTGGTGGTGTTTGACCTGCCGGAGGCGCAGGTGCAGCAGCAAAATGCTCAACGTTCCTATGCTGTGCCCCACGATGTTGTATCGCTGTTTATCAAAAAACTAGATCGCCAGTCCCGTTGGCCGTTTACCCATGTCACCACTGGGTGTCAATTGGTGGTCGAAATTCCCACTATTCCCGAGGACGTAGACCTCGATGTCATCGGCGATGTCCATGGTTTGCTGCCCACGCTGGGCGAGATGCTGCATACCCTCGGCTATGACGCGGCTTTCCAGCATCCCCAAGGACGCAAACTATGTTTCCTGGGTGACCTTGTGGATCGCGGCCCCGATTCCCTGGCTGTCCTCGATCTGGTCATGGCAGCGATCGCCCAAGGCCATTACGCCATTCGCGGCAACCATGATATGAACCTGGCCAAGGGCATTCGTGACAGCTATGTGCGATCGCGTTCTACGCGGGAAACGCTGCACTATGTTCTGCAGCGGGATGCCGCCTACCAGCAGCAGATCCATGACGCCATCACCAGTTGGCCAACCTTCTATCGCTATCGAGACTATGTTTTATGCCACGGCGATATTGAATGGTTTGATCCGCTGCTCCAGCCCGGCCGTGAGCGCGTCTATGGCCGCCGTCGGATGCGGGAAGACCATGACACCGACGGTATTTTTCGGCAAACCACGCCAGATCTCACCCTGGTGCGTGGCCATATTCCCCTCACCTCCCAGGGCGATCGCGTCCATTCCCTAGAAGAGGGAGCTGGCTTTGGCGGGCCGCTGGTGGCCATGCGCCTTCCCGACCAAGACTATGTGCGTATTCCCTGCAGGTTTGACTACGAAAAGCGATCGCCCACCTTCGTCCACCGCATGGAGCATCTGGTCACCCAAAAATGGGTCAAACAGGTCACCCATGGGCAGCTTTCGCTCTACAAATACACCTCAAAAGCCTTTTTCACCCCCAGCGTCTGGAACGAACACCCAGACATTAGGCTGGCCAGGGGGACGGTGGTGGGGCTGCATGGCGAACCGGTGAACCAACCCTTTCCCCGCACCTTTAACTACCTAGAACAGGGCACGACTCTACCGCTGGAGACCAAGGTGGTCGCCGTGGAAAAACTCAATGGCTTCTTGGCGGTCATGGTGCTCCATCCCTACGACCCCCATCAAGTTCTAGTCACCTGTTCTGGCTCCTTTGAGGGTGACTATGTGGAACGGGCCAAGGCGTTGCTCTATCAAAACAACCTCTACGGCCGCGTCTTGGGCTATCTACGCGATCGCCCCCACCTCACCTTGCTCTGGGAAGCCATCCATCCCGAGGATCCCCACATCATTCCCTACAGCGAAGCCGACTACGGTTTGCACCTGATTGGCGTGGGAGAGTTGGGGCAAGGCTTTTGGGACGAAGCGGCCCTCGATGATCTGGCCCAGACCTTAGCGGTACCCCGCCCGCCCTGGTGTTACAGCACCTTCCACGATGTGCTGCAGCAGGTGCGATCGGTGAACCATGAAGGCTTTATGATTCGCCATATCGACGGCCGCTTTGCCCTCAAGCTCAAAAGTCCCTACTACCTGCGCACCAAATTTCTATCGCGCCTGACTGAACGCCGCGCCAAGTTTATGTTTTCCAATCCGATCGCCTTCAAGAAAGACCTCGATGAAGCGCTGTGGCCTCTCGTTGACGCGGTGATTAACGGTGTGGCGGTTGAAGACTGGCTGAGCTGGTCAGATATCCAGCGCCGCGACTACCTGCAAACTTGGATGGATGGATCCTATGGCTAG
- a CDS encoding DUF4278 domain-containing protein has translation MQLSYRGVTYDYTPPQVNYNSKEAVGKYRGLDIRFRKVSQPVVQLPTLDLIYRGAHTLHHA, from the coding sequence ATGCAACTCTCATATCGCGGCGTTACCTACGACTACACCCCCCCTCAAGTGAACTACAACAGCAAAGAGGCTGTTGGTAAGTATCGGGGACTTGACATTCGATTCCGGAAAGTATCACAGCCGGTTGTGCAACTTCCCACTCTTGATTTAATCTATCGGGGAGCCCATACGCTCCATCACGCCTAG
- a CDS encoding thioredoxin family protein, whose product MALIVDEKTFVPEVLDASTPVLVNFWAPWCGLCRLVSPMLNRLHVESEDAIKLVSINADDNLRLANTYRLTSLPTIMVFRHGQVIYRLDEFKTHDELRNSIHELHTTLLSQYALSYGYSI is encoded by the coding sequence ATGGCGTTAATTGTTGACGAGAAAACTTTTGTTCCGGAAGTCCTGGATGCCTCAACCCCTGTCTTAGTAAATTTTTGGGCCCCGTGGTGCGGTCTTTGTCGATTGGTGAGCCCGATGTTGAATCGTCTCCATGTCGAATCAGAAGACGCCATTAAACTGGTTAGCATCAATGCCGATGACAATTTACGTCTTGCCAATACCTACCGCCTGACCAGCTTGCCCACCATCATGGTGTTCCGCCATGGTCAGGTCATTTACCGCCTAGATGAGTTCAAGACCCATGATGAGCTCCGCAATTCCATCCATGAGCTGCACACCACCCTGTTGAGCCAATATGCCCTAAGTTACGGCTACTCGATTTAA
- a CDS encoding tRNA (guanine-N1)-methyltransferase → MNSSDRPGEPSFIKEGAACFQVGNAFFRPQTRVVRDLGVLMAALHRQQTGRLRVLDAMAGCGVRSLRYWQESGADWLWVNDGNPDIHPTLNANLQSLLEAGRGQVTQEEANRVFFTCHLKKDYYDLVDVDGFGAATPHLSTCLWATAIGGLIYLTSTDGRTATGHLPTQSLRFYAAYARSHPAAHEQGLRLLLGSLQQQAAARHLGIRPLFSLFTGETYRVMVRLLPKPMLTDQNYGFLGYCHGCGEYQTVSWRRLGRVSCQDCDRPPTLTGPLWLGSLHDPATLTDLIALADQWQWSDRAHLLRLMAAEATMPPYFYRLGDMGKQGQMDIPKRSHLIQALQAQGYRATATHIHAEAIKTDASLAICVAIARSITEPLPSPD, encoded by the coding sequence GTGAATTCTAGCGATCGCCCCGGAGAACCTAGCTTCATCAAGGAAGGAGCCGCCTGCTTTCAGGTGGGCAACGCTTTCTTCCGTCCCCAAACTCGGGTCGTACGCGACCTAGGCGTGCTCATGGCCGCCCTGCATCGCCAGCAAACGGGGCGGCTGCGGGTGTTGGATGCCATGGCCGGCTGCGGGGTGCGATCGCTGCGCTATTGGCAAGAGAGCGGCGCAGACTGGCTCTGGGTCAATGATGGTAATCCCGATATCCACCCCACCCTCAACGCCAATCTTCAGTCCTTGCTCGAAGCCGGACGGGGACAGGTGACCCAGGAGGAAGCCAACCGCGTTTTTTTCACCTGCCATCTCAAGAAGGACTACTACGACTTGGTGGATGTAGACGGGTTTGGAGCCGCTACGCCCCATCTCAGCACCTGCCTCTGGGCTACAGCCATCGGCGGTCTCATCTATCTCACCAGCACCGATGGCCGCACCGCCACCGGGCATCTCCCCACCCAAAGCCTGCGCTTTTATGCCGCCTACGCTCGCAGCCATCCCGCCGCCCATGAGCAAGGGCTACGCCTGTTACTTGGCAGCCTCCAGCAGCAGGCCGCCGCTCGCCATTTAGGGATCCGTCCCCTCTTTTCCCTGTTTACCGGTGAAACCTATCGAGTCATGGTGCGGCTGTTGCCCAAGCCCATGCTCACGGATCAGAATTACGGATTCCTAGGCTACTGCCATGGCTGTGGCGAGTACCAAACCGTATCCTGGCGACGGTTGGGGCGAGTTTCCTGCCAGGACTGCGATCGCCCTCCCACCCTCACAGGCCCCCTCTGGCTAGGATCGCTGCATGATCCCGCCACCTTGACCGATTTGATCGCCCTTGCCGACCAGTGGCAATGGAGCGATCGCGCTCATTTACTACGGCTGATGGCGGCAGAAGCCACGATGCCGCCCTATTTCTATCGCCTGGGCGACATGGGCAAACAAGGGCAGATGGACATTCCTAAGCGATCGCACCTCATTCAAGCGCTCCAGGCCCAGGGCTACCGAGCCACCGCCACCCATATCCATGCAGAGGCGATTAAAACCGATGCTAGCTTGGCAATCTGCGTGGCGATCGCCCGATCCATCACCGAACCGTTGCCTTCGCCGGACTAA
- a CDS encoding ABC transporter permease, with the protein MNVGRVLVIASNVFREVIRDRILYLLGFFGILLLLANLLLPEVAASTEDKMLLDVGLGAIGVTGLVVAVFVGTGLVNKEIEKRTVYVLTAKPLTPAEFIVGKHVGLSVVLAVMVTVMTALYIATLSLNQIAFPLDSILLAVLFLFLELCLVTAIAILFGVFTSSLLAVFLTVAVYLMGHLSRDLVLLTELSESPNIQRITESIYLVLPDLSRLDLKNVAVYGMDLLPQPLELLSNAGYGLLYIVLTLAIATVVFSRREF; encoded by the coding sequence GTGAACGTTGGACGGGTATTGGTGATTGCCAGTAATGTGTTTCGAGAAGTGATCCGCGATCGCATTCTCTACTTGCTGGGATTTTTTGGCATCTTGCTGCTGCTAGCCAATCTACTGCTGCCAGAAGTGGCGGCTAGCACGGAAGACAAAATGCTGCTAGACGTAGGGCTAGGGGCGATCGGCGTCACGGGATTGGTGGTGGCCGTGTTTGTGGGAACTGGCTTGGTCAACAAGGAAATTGAAAAGCGTACCGTCTACGTCCTCACCGCCAAGCCGCTCACGCCGGCCGAATTCATCGTGGGCAAACATGTGGGTTTATCCGTCGTCTTGGCCGTCATGGTGACGGTGATGACAGCGCTCTACATCGCTACCCTTTCCCTGAACCAAATCGCGTTTCCCCTCGACAGCATCCTGTTGGCGGTGCTGTTTTTGTTTCTGGAACTCTGTTTGGTGACCGCGATCGCCATTTTATTTGGCGTGTTCACCAGTTCGCTGCTGGCGGTCTTTCTCACCGTGGCAGTCTACCTCATGGGACACCTGAGCCGGGATCTGGTATTGCTCACGGAATTGTCAGAGAGTCCCAACATTCAGCGGATTACGGAATCAATATATTTGGTCTTGCCTGATCTATCCCGGCTCGATCTCAAAAATGTGGCGGTCTACGGCATGGATCTCCTGCCCCAGCCCTTAGAACTGTTGAGCAACGCTGGTTATGGGCTGTTGTATATCGTGCTCACCCTGGCGATCGCCACGGTAGTCTTTTCCCGCCGTGAATTCTAG
- a CDS encoding DUF5357 family protein: MPVFSWVKDLFQQIRKQVRPPDPFSWQMLILLSLFSWLISLLISTPIVRDGLATIGWIFLSLGIGWATVNIKFSILGFKIYPGPWLTAGMVLGLIYAWDLISLEITLVLWPMITAAIATVPLYLAPGPKLRVPKVGDRQTIVIVGLSHAIISCWIGFFLVVQTWLQFYPSTLADSVENSAFVVKLSFDVVGDTRRPVTGVRLLEAAENDLRQQIESGSWNDAVRWLMNNNDEFKQLRDRVLQQVRQANAAEDALLRSKEEALWDFGTTRPRQLPSTSDGYAITFYAYWYGPSSSPDGFRLSQTCEVIERGEAARLDPDRTSPFRELPNLLDEDPENRPEVVIRCEPIGSIDYLDRNAP, from the coding sequence GTGCCTGTGTTCTCGTGGGTCAAGGATTTATTTCAGCAGATTCGGAAACAGGTTCGCCCGCCGGATCCATTTTCTTGGCAAATGTTAATTTTGCTGAGCCTCTTTTCATGGCTCATTTCCCTACTCATTAGCACACCCATTGTGCGAGATGGCTTGGCGACCATCGGCTGGATATTTCTCTCTTTAGGCATCGGCTGGGCAACCGTCAATATCAAATTCTCGATTCTAGGCTTCAAGATCTACCCCGGCCCTTGGTTAACAGCAGGCATGGTGTTGGGATTGATCTATGCCTGGGATCTGATCAGCCTAGAGATCACCCTAGTTCTTTGGCCCATGATCACCGCAGCGATCGCCACGGTGCCTCTCTATCTAGCTCCAGGGCCCAAGCTACGGGTTCCCAAAGTGGGCGATCGCCAGACGATTGTGATTGTGGGGCTGTCCCATGCCATCATATCCTGCTGGATTGGCTTTTTTTTGGTCGTGCAAACCTGGCTGCAGTTCTACCCCAGCACCTTGGCCGATTCAGTTGAAAACAGTGCCTTTGTTGTCAAGCTGTCTTTTGATGTCGTAGGCGATACGCGCCGTCCAGTCACCGGGGTACGCCTTTTGGAAGCCGCCGAAAATGACCTGCGCCAGCAGATTGAGTCGGGTTCATGGAATGACGCAGTTCGTTGGTTGATGAACAACAATGACGAGTTTAAGCAACTCCGGGATCGGGTCTTGCAGCAGGTGCGGCAAGCCAACGCGGCTGAGGATGCTCTCCTCCGATCAAAAGAAGAAGCACTTTGGGACTTTGGGACAACCCGCCCTCGACAGTTGCCCTCGACGTCCGATGGCTACGCGATCACCTTCTATGCTTACTGGTATGGGCCAAGTTCCAGCCCAGACGGTTTTCGCCTCAGCCAAACCTGTGAAGTGATCGAACGCGGGGAAGCAGCACGGCTTGATCCTGATCGCACCAGCCCTTTCCGAGAACTGCCCAATTTACTCGACGAGGATCCAGAGAATCGCCCAGAGGTCGTCATTCGCTGTGAGCCCATAGGTTCCATAGACTATCTAGACAGGAACGCTCCCTAA
- a CDS encoding DUF1350 family protein encodes MDWREVSGNWIVIPPRPKAIIHFLGGAFVAAAPQVTYRMLLESLAEAGYVVVATPFVNTFDHAAIARQVILAFDRALEYLQARVLQQRYIPIYGLGHSMGCKLHLLIGSLYDEERAGNILMAYNNYPARRSIPLLEQFSQVTLMDVEFTPSPQATEALVAGDYHVKRNLLVKFTQDTIDQTRSLSQVMQQCCPDFTTVQILPGNHLTPLGQDVRWQPSAAFSPLDALGQLVKQEVYRDFNQLKRNLLLWLDPVSVPRA; translated from the coding sequence ATGGACTGGCGAGAAGTATCGGGAAACTGGATAGTCATTCCCCCGCGACCGAAGGCGATCATCCATTTCTTGGGTGGGGCGTTTGTGGCGGCAGCTCCGCAGGTAACCTACCGAATGCTGCTGGAGTCGTTGGCAGAGGCGGGGTATGTGGTTGTGGCGACACCGTTTGTCAACACGTTTGATCATGCCGCGATCGCTCGTCAGGTCATTCTTGCCTTTGATCGCGCCCTTGAGTATCTGCAGGCGCGGGTGCTTCAGCAACGCTACATTCCGATTTATGGGCTGGGTCATAGTATGGGCTGTAAGCTGCACCTGCTGATCGGCAGTCTCTATGATGAGGAGCGGGCCGGTAATATTTTGATGGCCTACAACAACTATCCAGCTCGGCGATCGATTCCTCTTTTGGAACAATTTTCTCAGGTGACCCTCATGGATGTGGAGTTCACGCCATCACCGCAGGCAACGGAAGCTTTGGTGGCTGGAGACTACCACGTGAAGCGCAATCTGCTGGTGAAGTTTACCCAAGATACGATTGACCAAACGCGATCGCTGAGCCAAGTGATGCAGCAATGCTGTCCTGACTTCACCACGGTGCAGATTTTGCCTGGCAATCACCTCACGCCGCTGGGGCAAGATGTGCGCTGGCAGCCTAGCGCAGCGTTTTCACCCTTGGATGCCCTTGGGCAATTGGTGAAGCAAGAGGTCTACCGCGACTTTAATCAACTCAAGCGCAATTTGCTGCTCTGGCTCGATCCGGTCTCTGTGCCACGCGCCTAG
- a CDS encoding DUF4870 domain-containing protein — translation MDPTQTPGYYDSDKRKALSILSHGAIFLSSLFLSVGLPIAVLLISDDPVVKDNARESINFHFNVWLYEIIFGILTIVLIGYPLLAILFVIHWVMPIIGILKILKDSDQPYRYPFIFRLLG, via the coding sequence ATGGATCCTACACAAACCCCCGGATACTACGATAGCGATAAACGCAAGGCCCTGTCGATTCTCAGCCACGGTGCCATTTTCCTCAGCTCCCTATTTTTGTCCGTTGGGTTGCCGATCGCCGTCTTGTTGATCTCCGATGACCCAGTTGTCAAAGACAACGCTAGGGAATCCATCAACTTCCACTTTAATGTGTGGCTATACGAAATCATTTTCGGGATTCTGACCATCGTTTTGATTGGCTATCCACTGCTCGCCATTTTGTTTGTTATTCACTGGGTTATGCCCATCATCGGGATTCTCAAGATCCTGAAGGACAGCGATCAACCCTATCGCTATCCCTTCATTTTCCGTCTATTGGGCTAG